One region of Microbacterium rhizosphaerae genomic DNA includes:
- a CDS encoding flavin monoamine oxidase family protein encodes MTEITRDVVIIGAGAAGLTAANELKKAGLSVAVLEARDRVGGRLWTDVIDGAMLEIGGQWVSPDQDALIETLDELGLETYERYREGDSVYIGEDGTLTRFTGEIFPVKPETEKVIVELIEKLDAMVALVDPDRPWESPDAEALDAISFEEWLRQQTDDTEARENIALFIAGAMLTKPAHAFSTLQALLMAASAGSFSHLVDADFILDKRVVGGLQQVPLLLAERLGDDVHLNAPVRTLHWGDDGVTAEADGITVHARQAVLALAPVLYNRISFVPALPRRQHQMHQHLSMGFVIKVHAVYERPFWREQGLSGTAFSPFELTHEAYDNSNHGDERGTLVGFVSDKNADGVFDLSPQERKERILESLSHYYGPEAKDPVVYYESDWGSEEWTRGAYAASFDLGGLHRYGPDLRAAVGPIQFACSDLAGAGYQHVDGAIRMGRLAAERIVAADRTLLEVAQA; translated from the coding sequence TTGACCGAGATCACCAGGGACGTCGTCATCATCGGCGCCGGAGCGGCGGGACTGACCGCGGCGAACGAGCTGAAGAAGGCGGGCCTGTCGGTCGCGGTCCTGGAGGCGCGTGACCGCGTCGGCGGACGGCTGTGGACGGATGTCATCGACGGCGCGATGCTCGAGATCGGCGGCCAGTGGGTGTCGCCCGACCAGGACGCTCTCATCGAGACGCTCGACGAGCTCGGACTCGAGACGTACGAGCGCTACCGCGAGGGCGACAGCGTCTACATCGGCGAGGACGGCACGCTGACCCGCTTCACGGGCGAGATCTTCCCCGTGAAGCCGGAGACCGAGAAGGTCATCGTCGAGCTCATCGAGAAGCTCGACGCGATGGTCGCGCTGGTCGACCCCGACCGGCCGTGGGAGTCGCCGGATGCGGAGGCCCTCGACGCGATCTCGTTCGAGGAGTGGCTGAGGCAGCAGACCGACGACACGGAGGCGCGCGAGAACATCGCGCTCTTCATCGCGGGGGCGATGCTCACGAAGCCCGCCCACGCGTTCTCCACGCTGCAGGCGCTGCTGATGGCGGCGAGCGCCGGCAGCTTCTCGCACCTCGTCGACGCGGACTTCATCCTCGACAAGCGCGTGGTCGGCGGACTCCAGCAGGTTCCGCTGCTGCTGGCCGAGCGCCTCGGCGACGACGTCCACCTGAACGCCCCCGTCCGCACGCTGCACTGGGGCGACGACGGCGTGACGGCCGAGGCCGACGGCATCACCGTCCACGCGCGCCAGGCGGTCCTCGCCCTCGCGCCCGTCCTGTACAACCGCATCTCGTTCGTGCCCGCCCTCCCGCGCCGTCAGCACCAGATGCATCAGCACCTGTCGATGGGATTCGTCATCAAGGTGCACGCTGTCTACGAGCGGCCGTTCTGGCGCGAGCAGGGGCTCTCCGGCACCGCGTTCAGCCCGTTCGAGCTCACGCACGAGGCGTACGACAACTCCAACCACGGCGACGAGCGGGGCACGCTCGTCGGGTTCGTCTCCGACAAGAACGCCGACGGCGTCTTCGACCTGTCGCCGCAGGAGCGCAAGGAGCGCATCCTCGAGTCGCTCTCGCACTACTACGGCCCCGAGGCCAAGGACCCGGTCGTCTACTACGAGAGCGACTGGGGCAGCGAGGAGTGGACCCGCGGAGCCTATGCGGCGAGCTTCGACCTCGGCGGCCTGCACCGCTACGGCCCGGACCTCCGGGCCGCCGTCGGCCCGATCCAGTTCGCCTGCAGCGACCTGGCGGGAGCCGGCTACCAGCACGTCGACGGCGCGATCCGGATGGGCCGACTGGCCGCCGAGCGCATCGTCGCGGCGGATCGCACCCTGCTCGAGGTCGCACAGGCCTGA